In Cyanobacterium sp. T60_A2020_053, the following proteins share a genomic window:
- a CDS encoding nucleotidyltransferase domain-containing protein translates to MKHLDFQIANEFRHHLELIIPVIDARIFGSCVRGTSEPSSDLDIFIKVNYLDRSLREKIYDLAWEIGFKYDRIISTFVVTEEELTLPPLNPTGYSGGFLVHRLAVRRQPI, encoded by the coding sequence ATGAAACATTTAGATTTTCAAATAGCTAATGAATTTCGTCATCATTTAGAATTAATAATTCCTGTGATAGATGCCCGTATTTTTGGCTCTTGTGTGAGAGGTACATCTGAACCAAGTTCTGACTTAGATATATTTATTAAAGTGAATTATTTAGATCGATCTTTAAGAGAAAAAATTTATGATTTAGCTTGGGAAATAGGCTTTAAATATGACCGAATTATCTCTACTTTTGTCGTCACTGAAGAAGAATTGACACTCCCACCACTAAACCCTACGGGTTATAGTGGGGGATTCTTGGTTCACCGACTCGCCGTTAGACGACAGCCCATA